A single Vidua chalybeata isolate OUT-0048 chromosome 20, bVidCha1 merged haplotype, whole genome shotgun sequence DNA region contains:
- the RTN4RL1 gene encoding reticulon-4 receptor-like 1 isoform X2 → MLRQGGFAELLLVLLGLKVPGALGCPTDCVCYPSPMTVSCQAHNFVTIPEGIPEDSERIFLQNNQITLLLRGHFSPSMVTLWIYSNNITFIDPNTFDGFINLEELDLGDNRYLRALAADTFQGLVKLHALYLYKCGLSSLPSGIFGGLHNLQYLYLQDNHIEFLQDDIFVDLVNLSHLFLHGNKLWSLHQNTFRGLINLDRLLIHQNQLQWIHRRAFHDLRRLTTLFLFNNSLSELHGDCLAHLAALEFLRLNGNPWSCDCKARSLWEWLHRFRGSSSSVICESPEQMHGKDLKVLRAEDFRNCSGSESLHQMKTHTFSTMDRGASKSHHPHHSSKEKGKERGAENSLHSNQPAGSRPGYRKPGKNCTSHKSRNRTSKPVSLGPRKNGQEVPDYVPDYQHKYSFGAMPTLSPKRKGKCTRRTPIRPPSGVQQAAGCPGLRASLLVFMVVLAAVIR, encoded by the coding sequence GGGGGTTTgcggagctgctgctggtgctgctggggctgaagGTGCCCggtgccctgggctgccccaCCGACTGCGTGTGCTACCCCTCCCCGATGACTGTCAGCTGCCAGGCTCACAACTTCGTCACCATCCCCGAGGGCATCCCCGAGGACAGCGAGAGGATCTTCCTCCAAAACAACCAGATCACCTTGCTGCTGCGGGGCCACTTCAGCCCTTCCATGGTCACTCTCTGGATCTACTCCAACAACATCACCTTCATCGACCCCAACACCTTCGACGGGTTCATCAACCTGGAAGAGCTGGACCTGGGGGACAACCGCTACTTAAGGGCTTTAGCTGCAGACACTTTCCAAGGGCTGGTGAAACTCCATGCCTTGTATCTGTACAAGTGCGGGCTGAGCTCTCTCCCCAGCGGGATTTTCGGTGGCCTCCACAACCTGCAATACCTTTACCTGCAAGACAACCACATTGAGTTCCTTCAGGATGATATTTTTGTTGACTTGGTTAACCTCAGCCATCTTTTTCTCCATGGAAACAAGCTCTGGAGCCTCCATCAGAACACGTTCAGGGGACTAATAAACCTGGATCGGCTGCTCATCCATCAAAATCAACTGCAGTGGATTCATAGGCGGGCCTTTCATGACCTCCGAAGATTGACCACCCTTTTCCTGTTCAATAACAGCCTCTCGGAGCTGCACGGGGACTGCCTGGCCCACCTGGCAGCCCTGGAGTTTCTCAGGCTGAATGGGAACCCATGGAGCTGCGACTGCAAAGCCCGTTCCCTCTGGGAATGGCTGCACAGGTTCAGAGGCTCCAGCTCCAGCGTCATCTGTGAGTCCCCTGAGCAGATGCACGGCAAGGACCTCAAGGTGCTAAGAGCAGAAGACTTTAGGAACTGTTCAGGGTCCGAGTCGCTCCACCAGATGAAAACACACACCTTCTCTACGATGGACAGAGGAGCCTCCAAATCCCACCACCCTCACCACTCCTCCAAGGAGAAGGGCAAGGAGCGAGGGGCTGAGAACAGTTTGCACAGCAACCAGCCCGCCGGCTCCCGGCCGGGCTACCGCAAACCCGGCAAGAACTGCACCAGCCACAAAAGCCGTAACCGAACCTCCAAACCGGTGTCCTTGGGGCCGCGCAAAAACGGGCAGGAGGTCCCAGACTATGTGCCTGATTATCAGCACAAATACAGCTTTGGGGCCATGCCCACGCTGTCCCCCAAGCGCAAGGGTAAGTGCACCCGGCGGACGCCCATCCGCCCGCCCAGCGGGGTCCAGCAGGCCGCCGGCTGCCCGGGGCTCAGGGCGTCGCTCCTGGTTTTTATGGTGGTGTTGGCGGCCGTCATCCgctga
- the RTN4RL1 gene encoding reticulon-4 receptor-like 1 isoform X1: protein MGTPWRPRGSRRCRGFAELLLVLLGLKVPGALGCPTDCVCYPSPMTVSCQAHNFVTIPEGIPEDSERIFLQNNQITLLLRGHFSPSMVTLWIYSNNITFIDPNTFDGFINLEELDLGDNRYLRALAADTFQGLVKLHALYLYKCGLSSLPSGIFGGLHNLQYLYLQDNHIEFLQDDIFVDLVNLSHLFLHGNKLWSLHQNTFRGLINLDRLLIHQNQLQWIHRRAFHDLRRLTTLFLFNNSLSELHGDCLAHLAALEFLRLNGNPWSCDCKARSLWEWLHRFRGSSSSVICESPEQMHGKDLKVLRAEDFRNCSGSESLHQMKTHTFSTMDRGASKSHHPHHSSKEKGKERGAENSLHSNQPAGSRPGYRKPGKNCTSHKSRNRTSKPVSLGPRKNGQEVPDYVPDYQHKYSFGAMPTLSPKRKGKCTRRTPIRPPSGVQQAAGCPGLRASLLVFMVVLAAVIR from the coding sequence GGGGGTTTgcggagctgctgctggtgctgctggggctgaagGTGCCCggtgccctgggctgccccaCCGACTGCGTGTGCTACCCCTCCCCGATGACTGTCAGCTGCCAGGCTCACAACTTCGTCACCATCCCCGAGGGCATCCCCGAGGACAGCGAGAGGATCTTCCTCCAAAACAACCAGATCACCTTGCTGCTGCGGGGCCACTTCAGCCCTTCCATGGTCACTCTCTGGATCTACTCCAACAACATCACCTTCATCGACCCCAACACCTTCGACGGGTTCATCAACCTGGAAGAGCTGGACCTGGGGGACAACCGCTACTTAAGGGCTTTAGCTGCAGACACTTTCCAAGGGCTGGTGAAACTCCATGCCTTGTATCTGTACAAGTGCGGGCTGAGCTCTCTCCCCAGCGGGATTTTCGGTGGCCTCCACAACCTGCAATACCTTTACCTGCAAGACAACCACATTGAGTTCCTTCAGGATGATATTTTTGTTGACTTGGTTAACCTCAGCCATCTTTTTCTCCATGGAAACAAGCTCTGGAGCCTCCATCAGAACACGTTCAGGGGACTAATAAACCTGGATCGGCTGCTCATCCATCAAAATCAACTGCAGTGGATTCATAGGCGGGCCTTTCATGACCTCCGAAGATTGACCACCCTTTTCCTGTTCAATAACAGCCTCTCGGAGCTGCACGGGGACTGCCTGGCCCACCTGGCAGCCCTGGAGTTTCTCAGGCTGAATGGGAACCCATGGAGCTGCGACTGCAAAGCCCGTTCCCTCTGGGAATGGCTGCACAGGTTCAGAGGCTCCAGCTCCAGCGTCATCTGTGAGTCCCCTGAGCAGATGCACGGCAAGGACCTCAAGGTGCTAAGAGCAGAAGACTTTAGGAACTGTTCAGGGTCCGAGTCGCTCCACCAGATGAAAACACACACCTTCTCTACGATGGACAGAGGAGCCTCCAAATCCCACCACCCTCACCACTCCTCCAAGGAGAAGGGCAAGGAGCGAGGGGCTGAGAACAGTTTGCACAGCAACCAGCCCGCCGGCTCCCGGCCGGGCTACCGCAAACCCGGCAAGAACTGCACCAGCCACAAAAGCCGTAACCGAACCTCCAAACCGGTGTCCTTGGGGCCGCGCAAAAACGGGCAGGAGGTCCCAGACTATGTGCCTGATTATCAGCACAAATACAGCTTTGGGGCCATGCCCACGCTGTCCCCCAAGCGCAAGGGTAAGTGCACCCGGCGGACGCCCATCCGCCCGCCCAGCGGGGTCCAGCAGGCCGCCGGCTGCCCGGGGCTCAGGGCGTCGCTCCTGGTTTTTATGGTGGTGTTGGCGGCCGTCATCCgctga